From one Caldithrix abyssi DSM 13497 genomic stretch:
- a CDS encoding sigma-54-dependent transcriptional regulator gives MSETRHILVVDDEQEVRDTLYNVLKSLDYVPHVAASGKEALEIIKNERIDVVLSDLYMPEMDGIELLKRVKAMNSKVVFLMITAHPTIETAVDAIKKGAYDYLTKPFHIEEVRLKINRALERKGMASSLKTANGIIWALIFSIPLWLILGIILARLLK, from the coding sequence ATGAGTGAAACAAGACATATCCTGGTTGTTGATGACGAGCAAGAAGTGCGGGATACACTTTACAATGTTTTAAAAAGTCTCGATTACGTACCACACGTGGCCGCGAGTGGTAAAGAAGCGCTGGAGATCATCAAAAATGAGCGGATCGATGTGGTGCTGTCCGATTTGTACATGCCAGAAATGGATGGTATTGAGCTTTTGAAACGCGTAAAGGCGATGAATAGCAAGGTTGTCTTCCTCATGATTACCGCGCACCCCACCATTGAAACAGCCGTTGATGCCATAAAAAAAGGCGCTTACGATTATCTGACCAAACCGTTTCATATTGAAGAGGTGCGGCTTAAAATTAATCGGGCGCTGGAACGCAAAGGGATGGCCAGTTCTCTCAAAACGGCTAACGGCATCATCTGGGCTTTGATTTTTTCCATCCCCCTGTGGTTGATTCTGGGGATTATTCTGGC
- a CDS encoding radical SAM protein, translating to MLKKRIQLLSRLPLYRAFYTFARGRAPLPVNFTLSLLYSCNSRCATCNVYLKKVDNLTPDEYDRIFATVGQAPFWFTLSGGEPFLRKDIVDIARVIYQRSRPAIINIPTNGSLYRIIPERVEEILRACPESDVIINLSLDEVGEKHDEIRGYPGNWERAIKTYQELQKLKRYPNLTLGIHTVISVFNVRRFPEIYKELIALQPDSYITEIAEERVELETMGLDITPDADEYTAAIDFLIGEMKNSRLKGLARVARSFRIEYYQLVKQFLQTHQQVIPCYAGVASCQISPDGEVWPCCIRADSMGNLREHDYNFPKIWNGEAANRIRRSIKNRECACPLANASYTNLLLHGRSLTKIALRLV from the coding sequence GTGCTGAAAAAGAGAATTCAATTATTATCCAGGTTGCCTTTGTACAGAGCATTTTATACCTTTGCCAGGGGCAGAGCGCCATTGCCGGTAAACTTTACGCTCAGTTTGCTCTATTCCTGTAATTCGCGTTGCGCCACCTGCAACGTGTATTTAAAAAAGGTGGATAATCTGACGCCGGATGAATACGACAGGATTTTTGCCACGGTGGGGCAGGCGCCGTTCTGGTTTACGCTAAGCGGGGGCGAGCCTTTTTTGCGCAAAGATATTGTCGATATTGCCCGGGTTATCTATCAACGATCCAGACCGGCCATTATCAATATCCCGACCAACGGCAGTCTGTATCGCATTATTCCGGAACGCGTGGAAGAAATTTTGCGCGCCTGCCCGGAATCGGATGTGATCATCAACCTGTCGCTGGATGAGGTTGGCGAAAAACACGATGAAATACGCGGCTATCCGGGCAACTGGGAACGCGCGATTAAAACCTATCAGGAATTGCAAAAATTGAAACGCTATCCTAATTTGACGCTGGGCATTCATACCGTGATATCGGTTTTTAATGTACGGCGCTTTCCGGAAATTTACAAAGAGCTCATCGCTTTGCAGCCGGATTCGTACATTACGGAAATAGCCGAAGAACGCGTGGAGCTGGAAACCATGGGGCTGGACATTACGCCGGACGCTGATGAATACACCGCGGCCATCGATTTTTTGATTGGCGAAATGAAAAACAGCCGGTTGAAGGGACTGGCCAGGGTGGCGCGTTCTTTCCGCATCGAATACTATCAACTGGTTAAACAGTTCCTGCAGACGCATCAACAGGTCATTCCCTGTTATGCGGGCGTGGCTTCCTGTCAAATTTCGCCGGACGGGGAGGTGTGGCCCTGTTGCATCAGAGCGGATTCTATGGGAAATTTACGCGAACATGATTACAATTTTCCGAAAATCTGGAATGGAGAGGCGGCGAACCGGATTCGCAGGAGCATTAAAAATCGGGAGTGTGCCTGCCCGCTGGCCAATGCCAGTTACACAAATTTGTTGTTACATGGACGTTCGCTAACCAAAATTGCTTTGAGATTGGTGTAA
- a CDS encoding XrtA system polysaccharide deacetylase, with amino-acid sequence MKNVLTVDVEEWFHPEALQNQFPMDSWPDQKKRLEPLIERLLEAFDVHRARATFFVLGWVAEQNPQIVKKIVAAGHEIASHSYAHRMVTKMSPDSFDQDLKKSIRVLEDIAGVRVKGFRAPTFSITGQNLWAFDVLAQNNLEYDSSIYPIWHDRYGMPHAPRTPFIFESAGGKPIVEFPMPTIRIGNKNIPFGGGGYLRLLPLWFTQYAIKKFNREGHPAIIYMHPWEFDSDQPRVPLGRLQSLRHYGRIKRNFNKLERLLKQFEWMAMEDYLTLLKKEEKLSVKKLNLITK; translated from the coding sequence ATGAAAAATGTATTGACCGTTGATGTGGAAGAGTGGTTCCATCCCGAAGCTTTACAAAATCAATTTCCAATGGATTCCTGGCCCGATCAAAAAAAGCGCCTCGAACCGTTAATCGAGCGCTTATTGGAAGCATTCGATGTTCATCGGGCGCGCGCCACCTTTTTTGTTCTGGGTTGGGTGGCGGAACAGAATCCTCAGATTGTAAAAAAGATTGTGGCCGCGGGTCATGAGATCGCTTCTCACAGCTATGCGCATCGCATGGTGACGAAGATGAGCCCGGATAGTTTTGACCAGGATCTGAAGAAGTCCATACGTGTATTGGAAGATATTGCCGGTGTGCGCGTCAAAGGATTCCGCGCGCCGACGTTCTCCATCACCGGGCAGAACTTATGGGCTTTTGATGTGTTGGCTCAAAACAATCTGGAGTACGATTCATCCATCTATCCTATCTGGCACGATCGTTACGGCATGCCGCACGCCCCCCGCACGCCCTTTATCTTCGAAAGCGCAGGGGGCAAACCTATTGTTGAATTTCCCATGCCAACCATCCGTATTGGCAATAAAAACATCCCCTTTGGCGGCGGAGGATATTTGCGGTTGCTGCCCCTGTGGTTTACGCAATACGCCATTAAAAAATTTAATCGGGAAGGCCACCCGGCCATTATTTACATGCATCCCTGGGAGTTCGATTCCGATCAGCCGCGCGTGCCATTGGGTAGGCTTCAAAGTTTACGCCATTACGGAAGAATTAAACGCAACTTTAATAAACTGGAGCGTTTATTAAAACAATTTGAATGGATGGCCATGGAAGATTACCTTACCTTACTTAAAAAAGAAGAAAAATTGTCCGTAAAAAAATTAAACCTTATTACTAAATGA
- a CDS encoding helix-turn-helix domain-containing protein yields MYKILVDIDERFLLDECRAVFSEFGEVELLVQKPSSGNNNTVSFDALFFISNRLNSETLTRLEIYRKQYPKFPLVFYNHSLMLDDMARELPQKNLYLIVGDERKWHLRQLVKRMLKMHWRRLPYKELGIDFDNLSERMKKVLQYIETSEFEKCDIFHIADFLQITPSYFSQIFKAETGQSFRSFMQRVLNYYENLLFLDWGLEIKKVSRMLGYSELSSYSRSFKNRKGQSPRAFVKLQSRRN; encoded by the coding sequence ATGTACAAAATTCTTGTGGATATTGATGAACGCTTCTTGTTGGACGAGTGTCGCGCTGTTTTTTCAGAGTTTGGCGAGGTGGAGCTTTTGGTTCAAAAACCGTCGTCCGGGAATAATAATACCGTTTCCTTCGACGCGCTTTTTTTTATTAGTAATCGGCTTAATTCGGAAACATTAACCAGGCTGGAAATCTATCGTAAGCAGTATCCCAAATTCCCCCTTGTTTTTTACAATCATTCCTTAATGTTGGACGACATGGCGCGGGAGCTACCGCAAAAAAATCTTTATTTGATTGTCGGAGATGAACGCAAATGGCATTTGAGGCAACTGGTTAAGCGCATGCTCAAAATGCACTGGCGTCGGTTGCCCTACAAAGAACTGGGCATCGATTTCGACAATTTGTCCGAGAGGATGAAAAAGGTGCTTCAATACATCGAAACCTCTGAGTTTGAGAAGTGTGATATTTTCCACATCGCCGATTTTTTACAAATTACGCCCAGTTATTTCAGCCAGATTTTTAAGGCAGAAACGGGCCAGTCCTTTCGTAGTTTTATGCAGCGCGTTTTGAATTACTACGAGAATTTATTATTTTTAGACTGGGGGCTGGAAATAAAAAAGGTTTCCAGGATGTTAGGGTATAGTGAACTGTCCAGTTACAGTCGTTCATTTAAAAACCGAAAAGGGCAGTCGCCGCGGGCGTTTGTAAAATTACAATCGCGCCGCAACTAA
- a CDS encoding NAD(P)/FAD-dependent oxidoreductase — MEKAEKQTFEVIVVGAGIAGSLAARLLAQKGISVLLLEKDDYAGKTKACGGLFDRSYFERFVGDERIIEQRIRKNIFHLPWGDVTYDCDQVTVKRRIFDRHLAQEAKKAGAVLMNRQKVISFEVKKPGEVEATVKEMGSDRLWQVRASIILLADGPHSVAFQNPFFKRQLKKKYWAYAQVYEVKGVALPRNEAHIYFSPRLYRWGYGWIFPYKKESNVGVGAILSELAKRPLKQKLFEFLRIFPQTAPLLKGRPIVDKKGGYIPMWLLNRLSDDSQLVLGDAGGMVSPLFGAGINYAMEAAEACVPVVQNALKSGDFSARALKAYDLEIKKRFGRELRKQMALAKIIIFSKRFGKLLPVKILSIIAFGVKYSRWNKIKILAYPWLGRPMVGAPNRGKASD, encoded by the coding sequence ATGGAGAAGGCAGAAAAGCAAACGTTTGAGGTGATTGTTGTAGGGGCAGGCATTGCCGGTTCCCTTGCCGCCCGCCTGTTAGCTCAAAAAGGGATTTCTGTTTTACTCCTGGAAAAAGACGATTACGCCGGTAAAACCAAGGCCTGTGGCGGACTTTTTGACCGCTCGTATTTTGAACGTTTTGTGGGTGATGAGCGGATTATTGAGCAGCGCATCCGCAAAAATATCTTTCATCTCCCCTGGGGCGATGTGACGTATGACTGCGATCAGGTTACGGTTAAACGCCGAATTTTTGACCGTCATCTGGCGCAGGAAGCCAAAAAAGCGGGCGCCGTACTGATGAATCGACAGAAGGTGATTTCCTTTGAGGTTAAAAAACCAGGCGAGGTTGAGGCGACTGTGAAAGAAATGGGCTCCGACCGTTTGTGGCAGGTCAGGGCTTCGATTATCCTGTTGGCGGATGGCCCGCATTCGGTTGCCTTTCAAAATCCATTTTTTAAACGGCAGTTGAAAAAGAAATACTGGGCCTATGCCCAGGTTTACGAGGTAAAAGGCGTGGCGCTACCGCGGAACGAAGCGCACATCTATTTTTCGCCCCGCCTTTACCGCTGGGGATACGGCTGGATTTTCCCCTACAAAAAGGAAAGTAATGTGGGCGTGGGCGCCATTTTATCGGAACTGGCAAAACGGCCTTTAAAACAAAAACTATTTGAGTTTTTACGAATCTTTCCGCAAACGGCGCCGTTGTTAAAGGGACGCCCGATCGTCGATAAAAAGGGCGGCTACATTCCCATGTGGCTTTTAAACCGCCTGTCCGATGACTCGCAACTGGTGCTGGGCGATGCGGGGGGCATGGTCAGCCCCTTGTTTGGCGCCGGCATTAACTATGCCATGGAAGCCGCCGAGGCCTGTGTGCCGGTGGTGCAAAACGCCTTAAAGTCCGGGGATTTTTCAGCCCGGGCGTTGAAAGCTTACGATCTGGAAATTAAAAAGCGCTTTGGACGCGAATTACGCAAGCAAATGGCGCTGGCTAAAATCATCATCTTCAGTAAACGTTTCGGAAAACTGTTGCCGGTTAAAATTTTGTCGATTATTGCCTTTGGCGTAAAATATTCGCGCTGGAATAAAATTAAAATTCTGGCTTACCCCTGGCTGGGCAGGCCCATGGTGGGCGCGCCAAACAGGGGCAAAGCCTCGGATTGA
- a CDS encoding PorV/PorQ family protein: MKSFVTVCLSLLMFVAVGRSDNYAGLASNLFLRAELSPRASALSGAYSAIGNDVQAIYYNPAAFVQMKRHEISLIHVQWFEDVRMQNLSLGFKLDPKFAVGIGISYMGMPEIQGKDRFGQETEKISVSSAIAQLNVAYKVHPSFFMGLGVKYFRDDLAGYIGSGMALDFGFLMETLIPRLTVGGAVQNLGNKIRYDQQEEAIPLTYRLGIGYAIPAAHLKIAVEGVRSLDQNWRLATGLEFSYNRFAFLRIGNKWLGERSDLQPSFGAGFNPNSSLSLDYTFYNHQQLGYTHRVGISFRFGEVKNMRIGGLGPAESSFVLRPPQRVYAYLHGDTLKVEWSDVPGARYRVYLRKTNDSKWIKATPRLLWAHELNIKKPKRKTMIDIAVTSVIDGKESSFSRIVTVEIK; the protein is encoded by the coding sequence TTGAAATCCTTTGTTACCGTTTGCTTGAGCCTGCTGATGTTTGTTGCCGTCGGCAGAAGCGATAATTATGCCGGCCTGGCCAGTAATCTTTTTTTGCGTGCTGAATTAAGCCCGCGCGCTTCCGCTTTGTCCGGCGCTTATTCCGCTATTGGCAACGACGTGCAGGCCATCTACTACAATCCCGCCGCATTTGTACAAATGAAAAGACATGAAATCAGTTTAATCCATGTGCAATGGTTCGAAGATGTGCGCATGCAGAACCTGAGTCTGGGGTTTAAGCTGGACCCAAAGTTTGCCGTTGGAATTGGCATCTCTTACATGGGCATGCCGGAAATTCAGGGCAAAGATCGTTTCGGGCAGGAAACGGAAAAAATCAGCGTAAGCAGCGCCATCGCCCAGTTGAATGTGGCTTACAAGGTTCATCCGTCCTTTTTTATGGGGTTGGGGGTCAAATATTTCAGAGATGATCTGGCCGGCTATATCGGATCGGGCATGGCTCTGGACTTTGGGTTTTTAATGGAAACCCTGATCCCGCGTCTGACGGTGGGCGGCGCCGTTCAAAATCTGGGCAATAAAATTCGTTATGACCAGCAAGAGGAAGCCATTCCCTTAACCTATCGTCTCGGAATCGGGTATGCCATCCCGGCCGCGCATTTAAAAATTGCGGTGGAAGGGGTGCGCTCCCTGGATCAAAACTGGCGCCTGGCTACGGGCCTTGAATTTTCGTACAACCGCTTTGCCTTTTTAAGAATTGGCAATAAATGGCTGGGAGAGCGTTCAGATTTACAGCCATCCTTTGGCGCCGGTTTTAATCCTAATTCCAGCCTTTCGCTGGATTATACCTTTTACAACCATCAGCAATTGGGCTACACGCATCGCGTGGGGATTAGCTTTCGTTTTGGCGAAGTAAAAAACATGCGAATAGGGGGGCTTGGGCCTGCCGAATCATCATTTGTTTTAAGGCCGCCGCAGCGTGTTTACGCCTACTTACACGGCGATACGTTGAAGGTGGAGTGGTCTGATGTTCCCGGCGCCCGCTATCGCGTCTATTTACGCAAAACCAACGACAGCAAATGGATTAAAGCCACCCCGCGTCTTTTGTGGGCTCATGAGCTGAATATCAAAAAACCAAAGAGAAAAACCATGATCGATATCGCAGTAACCAGCGTGATTGACGGCAAAGAAAGCTCTTTTTCACGGATTGTAACGGTGGAAATTAAATGA
- a CDS encoding Ig-like domain-containing protein — translation MMKINKILLTIVSFNLFFAILQAQTSHFQLIWDNNTEDDMYMYRIFRGNNANQLQQIDSVYFPDSTYNDYRIQKGALYYYAIKAVDLSLNASDFSDQVSAAIPQITQFPEQVECPPDTTISYTLADHVNDPDHSPADIHWQVSGYNQLQVTLDNNAGLLTVVTPSNWAGQDRMDLTATDPDGFEDRVSIYFVAKNGSLPPELNTIPAQTTPEDTPLTLNLLQFADDGDTAPDQLKFTVSDGDHLTLHLKDSLLTIIPEKDWFGSSTVKVEVEDEKQLTDSTSFEVVVTPVNDPPVLSSLPNFKLNQDTSVSINLNDYVYDVDDDNASLRWEFANYPHLELEYNQSSQSLTIITPADWAGFEYIIAKVADANNAFARDTITVQVLSKEVKAPVISAFPDIRINEDETTSIDLNKYVQDADTPIQNLFWQTHGHTNTVVSIDYQNKILHVGGKPDWFGEEQFWLKVSDPDQQADSVLVKVTVLPVNDPPFFKGFPVVDLSEQNPKSIAYKNYISDVDNSSDELYLRFLEVDSIQVTINDAAIWFEVSEQWFGSAEITLIVQDPAGAADSIQTLVYRQNLARAPRIVNLDTLHIDEDRWRKLSLSDKVDDPDTDKENINWEILPGQNVSVQLDQTSKEATLQPAPDWWGEEEVVFKATDPDGYFDFDTLKVYVRPINDPPELKTIPDQTMLAGTYYSFDLKEYLYDADGYDDLANIELLNNPNGYIGYYLTENGFRATFFAPQGFHGNETFMLRVTDRAGAQAVAIFVVRVLAKTVKDKIDVNSFGSGTVIYFSWNSRMPTRDYIEYSLDYSFEQRSEMEAEFTRVHQVTLKDLEPNQTYHFRIVSLDENGNVIVNPDSVFTTGKPVTGVNVFPIPYRKSDPDAGDGIYFTNLNGNATITILNLLGELVFKKEINEAVFRWDVKNTAGHEVRSGIYFYHIKTDKKNYRGKLIIIR, via the coding sequence ATGATGAAAATCAACAAAATACTTTTGACCATTGTTTCTTTTAATTTATTTTTCGCGATTTTACAGGCCCAGACCAGTCATTTTCAGTTGATCTGGGATAATAATACAGAAGACGACATGTACATGTACCGCATCTTCCGGGGAAATAACGCCAACCAGTTGCAGCAGATAGACAGCGTTTACTTTCCCGATTCCACTTACAATGATTACAGAATTCAAAAGGGCGCGCTGTATTATTACGCCATTAAAGCCGTGGATTTGTCGCTTAATGCCAGCGATTTTTCCGATCAAGTTTCTGCCGCCATTCCGCAAATTACGCAATTTCCCGAGCAGGTGGAATGTCCGCCGGATACCACCATCAGCTATACCCTGGCCGATCATGTAAACGACCCCGACCATTCGCCCGCTGATATTCATTGGCAGGTTAGCGGTTATAATCAGTTGCAGGTAACCCTGGATAACAACGCCGGCTTGCTAACCGTGGTAACGCCGTCGAACTGGGCCGGGCAGGATCGAATGGATTTAACCGCCACCGATCCGGATGGCTTTGAAGATAGAGTTTCGATTTATTTTGTGGCTAAAAACGGAAGCCTGCCGCCCGAACTGAATACCATCCCCGCTCAAACAACACCGGAAGATACGCCCTTAACGCTGAACCTGTTACAGTTTGCGGACGATGGCGACACGGCGCCCGACCAGTTAAAATTTACCGTTTCGGACGGCGATCATTTGACCCTGCATCTAAAAGATAGTTTGCTGACCATTATTCCGGAAAAGGACTGGTTCGGCAGTTCGACGGTTAAGGTTGAGGTAGAGGACGAAAAACAGCTCACTGACAGCACGTCGTTTGAGGTGGTGGTTACTCCGGTCAACGATCCGCCTGTTTTAAGCAGCCTGCCCAATTTTAAGTTGAACCAGGACACCTCCGTCTCTATAAATCTGAATGATTATGTGTACGATGTTGATGATGACAACGCCAGTTTAAGGTGGGAGTTTGCCAACTACCCGCATCTGGAGCTGGAATACAACCAGAGTTCGCAAAGCCTTACAATAATAACGCCCGCGGACTGGGCGGGATTTGAATACATCATTGCAAAGGTTGCGGATGCGAACAATGCCTTTGCGCGGGATACGATTACCGTTCAGGTTTTAAGCAAAGAGGTCAAAGCGCCTGTCATTTCTGCCTTTCCCGACATCCGCATCAACGAAGACGAAACGACATCCATTGATTTAAATAAATATGTGCAGGATGCGGATACGCCCATCCAGAACTTGTTCTGGCAAACCCATGGCCATACCAACACGGTTGTTAGCATTGATTATCAGAATAAAATCTTGCATGTCGGCGGCAAACCGGACTGGTTTGGTGAAGAGCAGTTCTGGCTTAAGGTCAGCGATCCGGATCAGCAGGCCGACAGCGTTCTGGTAAAGGTAACTGTTTTGCCGGTCAACGATCCGCCGTTTTTTAAAGGCTTTCCGGTGGTCGATCTGTCGGAGCAGAATCCGAAAAGCATTGCCTATAAAAATTACATCAGCGACGTGGACAATTCGTCGGATGAACTTTATTTACGCTTTCTGGAAGTGGATTCCATTCAGGTCACCATCAACGATGCGGCCATTTGGTTTGAGGTATCTGAACAATGGTTTGGCAGCGCGGAAATTACTTTAATCGTTCAGGATCCGGCCGGAGCGGCAGACAGTATTCAGACGCTGGTCTATCGGCAGAATCTGGCCCGGGCGCCGCGCATTGTGAATCTGGATACGCTTCACATCGATGAAGATCGTTGGCGCAAGCTGAGCCTGAGCGATAAGGTCGATGATCCGGACACGGATAAAGAAAATATCAATTGGGAAATTCTCCCGGGGCAAAATGTCAGCGTTCAACTGGATCAGACCTCAAAAGAAGCGACCCTGCAACCGGCGCCAGACTGGTGGGGAGAAGAGGAAGTCGTCTTTAAGGCGACCGATCCCGATGGTTATTTTGATTTTGACACATTAAAAGTCTATGTGCGACCGATAAACGATCCGCCGGAATTGAAGACCATTCCCGACCAGACCATGCTGGCCGGAACCTATTATTCCTTTGATCTTAAAGAATATTTGTATGATGCGGACGGCTACGACGACCTGGCAAACATCGAGTTGTTAAACAATCCCAATGGCTACATCGGATATTATTTAACCGAAAACGGTTTTCGCGCCACGTTTTTTGCCCCGCAGGGATTCCACGGCAACGAAACGTTTATGCTAAGAGTAACCGACCGGGCCGGAGCGCAGGCGGTTGCCATTTTTGTGGTCAGAGTGTTGGCAAAAACCGTAAAAGATAAAATAGACGTGAATTCCTTTGGCAGCGGAACGGTCATCTATTTTAGCTGGAACTCGCGCATGCCCACGCGGGACTATATCGAATACAGCCTGGATTACAGCTTCGAGCAGCGCAGCGAAATGGAAGCGGAATTTACCAGAGTACACCAGGTTACGCTTAAAGACCTGGAGCCCAACCAGACCTATCATTTCAGAATCGTTTCGCTGGATGAAAATGGCAATGTGATCGTCAATCCGGATTCGGTTTTTACAACAGGAAAACCGGTCACGGGCGTTAATGTTTTCCCCATTCCATACCGCAAAAGCGATCCCGATGCGGGAGACGGCATCTATTTTACCAATTTAAACGGTAACGCTACCATCACCATATTAAACTTGCTGGGCGAACTGGTTTTTAAAAAGGAGATTAACGAAGCGGTTTTTCGCTGGGATGTAAAAAATACAGCCGGACACGAAGTTCGTTCGGGCATCTACTTTTATCACATAAAAACAGATAAAAAGAATTATCGGGGCAAATTGATCATTATTCGCTGA
- a CDS encoding FG-GAP-like repeat-containing protein, with protein sequence MRRRQNFYFSWFNRTILSTGLSVFLLWGQTVTFSGKTVIDDNLEKAKKNAVVDIDLDGDKDIVCTANPEGSSGIEDPNGLNVALYLNDGSNVFSVKTIDANFRTARGLAVGDLNGDGYPDVAVGNANADSALAWYKNPAGAYDNPWKKYHPGSLAPFNYIVRILDFDGDSDLDIVDGMGDAAAGGSSADDYVRWLENNGADPPVFSEHLIINYPSPAGIAVADFNGDAVYDVAAMAWTDYFSASPLVDEDVRWWAQTSTNVFTQQEVIKTSYGGNDARAADLDGDGDADLIGAGYKAQTIDWWANDGSGQFGASLYTIRTAFNHARNVQAVDLDGDDDLDLLACADDDNLVVWFENDGSQNFTEHTIDNAFTYAYFVTPADLDGDGDVDVVGTAQNAVESGNTIAGQLAWWENNQAEEQTIASGDPPPASFYSGAVLIDFQNGFTGGLTSVFFNHGSNANKNLVGGGVHHIAQKGFYTIRTLAATYDGSIEFSYDGIAEWSAISNEADLRICYWDENNDQWILAGTSQSVDALNNAITVSGIAGQLHNFARFTLGSVSSDNSLPVTLSGFEFSKQETGIWLTWKTESEIENLGFELWRSEDVDTVRRLVISFEFEDALQGLGNSGVGKTYGYLDEDVLPGNTYYYTLIQVDYSGRRSEVGRLSAHFVPFGLTRVVNGQQPEAPRLLNNFPNPFNSGTTIVFELPALTAEAAQTVRVMIFDVRGRLVRALFEGSLSDGQYRIRWDGKNSGGQSVPSGKYICVLKGQNFSLSRFLTLVR encoded by the coding sequence TTGCGGCGGAGGCAAAATTTTTATTTTTCATGGTTTAACAGAACCATTTTAAGCACAGGCCTGAGCGTATTTCTGTTGTGGGGGCAGACCGTCACTTTTTCGGGCAAAACGGTGATTGACGACAATCTTGAAAAAGCCAAAAAAAATGCCGTGGTCGATATTGATCTCGACGGCGATAAAGACATTGTGTGCACCGCCAATCCGGAGGGAAGCAGCGGGATCGAAGACCCGAACGGTTTAAACGTGGCGCTGTATCTGAACGACGGCAGCAATGTTTTTAGCGTAAAGACCATCGACGCCAATTTCCGAACGGCGCGCGGCCTGGCGGTCGGCGATTTGAACGGCGACGGCTATCCTGATGTGGCAGTGGGCAACGCCAATGCCGACAGCGCCCTGGCCTGGTACAAAAATCCCGCCGGCGCCTACGACAATCCATGGAAAAAATACCATCCGGGAAGCCTCGCCCCGTTTAACTACATTGTGCGCATCCTTGATTTTGACGGCGATTCGGACCTGGACATTGTGGATGGCATGGGCGACGCTGCGGCCGGTGGCAGTAGCGCGGACGATTATGTCCGCTGGCTGGAGAACAACGGCGCCGATCCGCCCGTTTTTAGCGAACACCTGATTATTAATTACCCTTCGCCCGCCGGCATTGCCGTGGCTGATTTTAACGGCGATGCGGTTTACGATGTGGCCGCCATGGCCTGGACGGATTATTTTAGCGCCTCGCCCCTGGTCGATGAAGATGTGCGCTGGTGGGCGCAAACCTCAACCAATGTTTTTACCCAGCAGGAAGTCATCAAAACCTCGTACGGCGGGAACGACGCCCGGGCTGCCGATCTGGATGGCGACGGAGACGCCGATTTGATTGGCGCCGGCTACAAAGCGCAAACCATCGATTGGTGGGCAAACGACGGCAGCGGCCAATTCGGCGCCAGTCTGTACACCATCCGCACCGCCTTTAACCATGCGCGCAATGTGCAGGCGGTGGACCTGGACGGCGACGATGACCTGGATCTGCTGGCCTGCGCCGACGACGACAACCTGGTGGTCTGGTTCGAGAATGACGGCTCGCAAAACTTTACCGAGCACACCATTGACAACGCCTTTACCTATGCCTACTTTGTGACGCCGGCCGATCTGGATGGCGACGGCGATGTGGATGTGGTGGGCACCGCGCAGAATGCCGTTGAAAGCGGAAACACCATTGCGGGGCAGCTGGCCTGGTGGGAAAATAATCAGGCCGAAGAACAAACCATCGCCAGCGGCGATCCGCCGCCTGCCAGCTTTTACAGCGGCGCCGTACTGATCGACTTCCAGAACGGATTTACGGGCGGCCTAACGTCCGTTTTTTTCAACCACGGCAGTAATGCTAATAAAAATCTGGTGGGCGGCGGCGTGCACCATATCGCGCAAAAGGGCTTTTACACCATTCGCACTCTGGCCGCCACCTACGACGGAAGCATCGAATTCTCTTACGATGGCATCGCCGAGTGGTCGGCTATCTCCAATGAGGCCGATCTGAGAATTTGCTACTGGGACGAAAACAATGATCAGTGGATTCTGGCCGGAACGTCGCAGTCCGTTGATGCCCTGAACAACGCCATTACGGTTAGCGGCATTGCCGGACAACTGCACAATTTTGCCCGGTTTACTCTGGGCTCGGTTTCCAGCGATAATTCACTGCCTGTTACGCTAAGCGGCTTTGAATTCAGCAAACAAGAAACCGGCATCTGGTTGACCTGGAAAACGGAGAGTGAAATCGAAAATCTGGGCTTTGAACTTTGGCGGTCGGAAGACGTGGACACGGTACGCCGACTGGTGATTTCTTTTGAATTTGAAGATGCGCTACAGGGCCTGGGAAATTCCGGCGTTGGAAAAACTTATGGCTATCTGGATGAGGACGTATTGCCCGGAAACACCTACTACTACACCCTGATTCAGGTCGATTACAGCGGCCGACGCAGCGAGGTTGGTCGATTGTCCGCGCATTTTGTGCCGTTCGGTTTAACCAGAGTGGTCAACGGCCAACAGCCGGAAGCTCCCCGGCTTTTGAACAACTTTCCCAATCCCTTTAACAGCGGCACGACCATTGTGTTTGAATTGCCGGCGTTGACCGCCGAGGCCGCGCAGACGGTAAGGGTGATGATCTTTGATGTGCGAGGGCGCCTGGTGCGCGCTCTGTTTGAAGGAAGTTTAAGCGACGGTCAATATCGTATTCGATGGGACGGTAAAAATAGCGGAGGCCAGAGCGTGCCTTCCGGCAAATATATTTGTGTTTTGAAAGGCCAGAATTTCAGTCTGTCAAGATTTTTAACGCTGGTAAGATAA